The genomic region TGGGATCGGTTCGCCGGTGAGTACGGCGAGGGGGTTGGGGCCGACGAAGGGGTTGCCATTGAGGGTCGGGGCCTCGGCCTGAGTGGGCGTGACCTGGGTGAAGCGATCGAAGTCGGCGTAGGTCATGCGGATGGAGCGATGGGTGCCGATGTTGGCGGTGGTGGGGTCGCCAAAGTCGTAAACCCGGGTGTCGATGGTGCCCTCGCCCAGGTTGACCAGTCTGGCGTCCATGTGAACGGACTTGTTCTGAAACAGCGGCATGCCGAAGACATCGAGGCCGTCGAGAAGCGGGTTGTCCGTGGCCCCGATGGGACCGATCTGTGTACGGACCGGACCGAAGCTGTGGTCGTAGACGCTGGTGTAGCTGGAGGCGTTGTCGATGTTGGCATCGGGTGTGTAAGGGGCGAGGTCGATGAAGACTTCATCGGAGACGTTGAAGGGGCTGGCTCCGCCGACGCCGACGTCTTCAAAGATGACGTCCTGGCCGCCGAACTGCTGGCGAGGTAGGCCCAGGGCGTCGGCGGTCTGTGTGCTGACGAGGATGCCCGAGGCGCCGGTGTCGTAAAAGGCTTGGATGTTGAAGGTCTCGAAGATGTCGCCGAAGAAGTCCTCCGCGAGGGCGGTCAGGGGCGTGGCGCTGCCGGGCAGCCGGATGGCGGCATTGATGCGGGGCTGGTCGAGAGAGGCGTTCTGGACGCCTTCGATGACGATCGCCTGGCTCGCGGCGGGCACGGCGAGCGTAAGGATCGATGTCAAGATAGAGAAGCCGCAGGTGCGGGCGGTAAGGGTATTGGGCATGGTTGAAGTAGACCCGCTGAAAGGGGTTTGGGCTAGTCGATCAGGGTCTGCTTCTCACGCTGGCCGGGCTGGCGAAATGCGGTGAGGGCGGATTCGATGGAGGGGAAGTCGCGGGTGGTGAAGATGAGGGTGGAGTCGCCGAGGGCGATGCGATCGCGGTCGGCCAGGGGGTGCTCCTGATCACCCTGGAGGGGCTTGTCGGCGACGGTGGTGCCGTGCCTGGAGCCAAGGTCCTGAGCCAGCCAGGCGTCGGATGCTGCGTCGTAACGGACGCGAAGATGCTTGCGGGAAACCCGCTGATCGAGGACCTGGAGGGGGAGGGACTCATCGCGGCCGACGACGACGGTGCCTTCGCGCAGCGGGAGGTACTTCTTCTGATCGGGACCGTCAATGAGGACGAGTGATGCCACGTCCCCACCATAGCAAAGAGGGTGGTTGTCGTGTAGGGGTTAGCGCCGTCAGCGGGGTGGTTAGGCCGAAAAAGAAACAGGCCCGCCTTTCGGCGGGCCTGTCTTATTCGAATCGGTTACTCAGACTAGCTGAGTGTGCCGTTCCGGGTCGTGATTACGCACGACGACGGAGGGCTGCGAGACCACCGAGGGCCAGCAGGGCGGCCGAAGCGGGCTCGGGGATTACTTCGGTGACGCTACCTTCGAAGATCACGTCATTGGCACCGTCACCAACGCCACCGAGGATGGTCGCGGTAACCGTATCGCCATCAGCGATGACGAGCTGGGCCAGACCGAAGGGGGCGCTGCGGTTGCTGTCGAAAGCGAAGACCGCCTCCAGGCTCGTGTCCGACTCGGTGGCCGAGACCAGCAGGTTGGGACGATCGAACGTGAAGAAGCTGTCGGTCGCGGCGAGAGCCGGGAAGAAGACCAGCAGGCCATCGTTCTGGAACTGAGCCGAGAGGCCCTGGACTTCCTGGTTCAGAGGACCAGAGAAGCTGGCGTTCATGGCGTTGAACTCGCCATCACCAACGAGGGTGAGGGTGTAGGTGCTGTAGCCAGCGAGACCCGTGGTCGGGGCCGAGGTGACTTCCAAGCTCAGGGCCGAGGCCGACGAGGCGGCGGCGAGAGCAACGGTAAGAGCGGAAACAGTCTTGAACATCTTAGTTTCTCCTTCGAAATCGGGAAAAAGGTGTGCGAGCAAAAGAACTATACACCAAACAGTGGTGTGTGCAAACGTTAGTTATGAGTTACTTACGTGAACGACGGAGGGCGGCGAGGGCACCGAGGCCGACGAGGGCCGCACCTGCGGGCTCAGGAACTGCGGCGACGAAGCCGAAGTTGGAAGCCAGGGTAGATAGGTCGATCAGGTCGACTACGCCGTCTGAGAGGGGGTTGAAGTTGCCTTCACCCCAGCCGCCCGAGAGGCCGAAGTTGGTGGCGAGGGCAGAGAGGTCGATCAGGTCGACGGCGCCATCGAGGTTGGCATCGCCGTAGACGGTGCCGAGGACACCTTCGATGAGGTAGTCGAGATCGACTTCATCGAGGACGAAGATTTCGTTCTCAGTGGCTGGGTCAGCAAGGGGGATACCGGTGAGTTCCGAATCCCAGACGCGGACGATGTCGTAGGTCAGCCAGCGATCCCAATCGGCGTTGAGGTAGCCGATGGTGCCGGTGGGGTTGGTGAGGATTTCGTTGACCAAGAGGTCAACATCGGTGCCGTTGGCGACGCCGTCAAAGTTGAAGTCCGCACGGATGCGGGCTGCGTTGAAGGAAGGAGCCGAGGTGGCGACTTCGAGGATCGCGTTGTCAATGATGGCGAAGTTGGCACCTTCTGGGCTGGCCGCGAGGGATCCAAGGAACGGGTCCTGAAAAGCGACCATCGGGTAGCCAGCGCCTGAGGAGGTCTGGTCGGTGCCTTCCTGGGTGGTGTAGTTGGCGACATCTTCCTGGAAGAGGACGACGGTGCCATCGATCACGTAGGTGATGTCACCATCGACGTAGTAGATCTCATGGGTGTTCCAGCCACCGCCGGTGACGGTCTGTGACCCGCCGGGATCGGCGAAGCCACCGGTGACGGTGCCGGTGTAGGTGATGCCAGCACCCGGGACGCCGGCCTGATTGGAGTTAAAGCCAGTCGAGGGGAAGGCGTTGCGGAGCTTGGCGGAGTATCCGTGGTCGGAGATGGCACCGTCGGAGAGCGTGGAAACGCGGGGGCCGGAGACCGATGAGCCCAGGATGGGATCGGCAACGGCCTGGATGTTGGCGTTGCCGGGGTAGAGCGTGCGGATATCGACGACGGTGGTCATCTCGACGTAAGAGGCGGCCAGGCCGGAGCGATTTTCCTGAACGACGTCGCCGTTAATATCGGTTTCGAAGTCGAAGCGAGGGGCAACCCAGAATCCGCCGTAGTTGGGGGCCCAGTCGATGCTGGAGCCGGAGTCAGCGGTGCTGACGAGGGACTGGCCCTGATTCGTCGTGGTGGGTGTTCCGATCTGCTGTCCACGGACGCGGACGTCGGTGGTGCTGGTGAAGTTGATGCCACCACCCGCGACGTTGGTCGTGCCGGTGAAAGTGCCGGTGAAGCGATCGTCGTCGCCGGTCGCGTGGAGCATGTCGAACTTGAAGACGTAGTTGGGGTTGGCGGTACCCGTACCGACCATGGGGGCACCGGTGCCGAAGAGGGCCGAGAGTGCCGGGCCTGTGCCGAAGTTGGCGTTGAGGCTGTCATCGTTGGCGGAGATCAGGATGCCGGTGGTGGAGCCGCCGCCGTTGGGCGAGGCGGGGAGGGTGTAGCGGAAGCCGTCGCCGAGGTCGGCGGCGTTGACGCCGTAGGCACCCACGTCGGCGTAACGCTGGAAGTCGGAGTAGTCGAGGTCGAAGATAGCGACGCCGGTGCCGCCATCGACTTCACCACTGAGGTGGGTCCAGTCGGAAGCGCTGTCGCTAAAGTTGTAGATGACCTGGGCGTTGGCCGAGGTCGCTGCGACGAGGGCAGCGCCGAGGAGGGCTGAGGTGGTGATTCGTGAGTTCATATTGCTATCTCTCCTTCGAGGGGACTTAATCGGATGACCGAACGTGGATCAACCTATGTGACATGCAGGCTTAACGATGTGTCCTTGAGTGAATAGAAGGTTTTGCCTTCCGAGCGATTCTCCCAATGCTGATGCTGAGGACTTCTCGACTCACTCTTATAGGACTAACGTACAATGTGTGCAGTGTGCCTCAAGACGAGGCAGAAGTCAATGGCGGTTTCGGCTGAGGTAGGGGTTTTTCGCACATCTGGGGTACGATTTTCGTCCTAATCGGCCTAAACGTCTGTTTGACGGGGGTTCTGGCAAGTTGGGTAGTTTTGGCTGTGGCGATGAATGAATTCTATGGGTCGATCACGGAGTATGGCCAAGTCTTATGCAAACTATTCCTGTGTTATACTGATGGGTTCGCGGCTGGCGGAGGGCTAGCAAGCGGTGTTCGCATATTTTGTGGAAGATAAGGACAGCTTATGACACACGTTCTGCTCCTGGGTGCCGGCAAGATCGGTACGGCAATCGCGACCTTTCTCAAATCGACAGGTGAGTACGACGTGCTGGTTGGGGATGTGAATGAGTCGGCGCTGGCGATCGTGAGCGAGCGAGCCGGGGTGTCTACGCGTCGGGTGGACGTGACGGACCGCTCGCAGCTGCTGGACGCCTTGAAGGGTCGGACGGTGGTGATCTCGGCGTTGTCTTATATGTTCAACCCGCTGGTGGCGGAGACGGCCTTAGAGGCTGGGGCGAGCTACTTTGACCTGACTGAGGACGTGGAGACGACGCGACGGGTTCAGGCCGTTTCGGCCAAGGCCGCGGATGGGCAGATCTTCATGCCGCAGTGCGGGCTGGCCCCTGGTTTTGTGGGGATCGTGGCGCACGATGTGGCCAAGCGGCTGGACTCGATCGACAGCGTTCAGATGCGGGTCGGGGCGCTGCCGATGTATCCGACGAATATGTTGAAATACAACCTGACGTGGTCGACGGATGGGTTGATCAACGAGTATTGCAATCCGTGCGAGGCGATTCACCGGGGCAAGAAGACCGAGGTCCTGGCTCTGGAGGGGTTGGAGCACTTTTCGGTGGACGGGGTGCGTTACGAGGCGTTTAACACATCGGGCGGGTTAGGGACGCTTTGCGAGACGCTAGAAGGCAAGGTTCAGACGCTGAACTACAAGACGGTTCGCTACATGGGGCATCGCGACCTGGCGGATTTCCTGATCAACGGGCTGCGGATGAACAGCAAGCGGGATGT from Phycisphaeraceae bacterium harbors:
- a CDS encoding FHA domain-containing protein; its protein translation is MASLVLIDGPDQKKYLPLREGTVVVGRDESLPLQVLDQRVSRKHLRVRYDAASDAWLAQDLGSRHGTTVADKPLQGDQEHPLADRDRIALGDSTLIFTTRDFPSIESALTAFRQPGQREKQTLID
- a CDS encoding PEP-CTERM sorting domain-containing protein (PEP-CTERM proteins occur, often in large numbers, in the proteomes of bacteria that also encode an exosortase, a predicted intramembrane cysteine proteinase. The presence of a PEP-CTERM domain at a protein's C-terminus predicts cleavage within the sorting domain, followed by covalent anchoring to some some component of the (usually Gram-negative) cell surface. Many PEP-CTERM proteins exhibit an unusual sequence composition that includes large numbers of potential glycosylation sites. Expression of one such protein has been shown restore the ability of a bacterium to form floc, a type of biofilm.), which gives rise to MFKTVSALTVALAAASSASALSLEVTSAPTTGLAGYSTYTLTLVGDGEFNAMNASFSGPLNQEVQGLSAQFQNDGLLVFFPALAATDSFFTFDRPNLLVSATESDTSLEAVFAFDSNRSAPFGLAQLVIADGDTVTATILGGVGDGANDVIFEGSVTEVIPEPASAALLALGGLAALRRRA
- a CDS encoding saccharopine dehydrogenase C-terminal domain-containing protein — encoded protein: MTHVLLLGAGKIGTAIATFLKSTGEYDVLVGDVNESALAIVSERAGVSTRRVDVTDRSQLLDALKGRTVVISALSYMFNPLVAETALEAGASYFDLTEDVETTRRVQAVSAKAADGQIFMPQCGLAPGFVGIVAHDVAKRLDSIDSVQMRVGALPMYPTNMLKYNLTWSTDGLINEYCNPCEAIHRGKKTEVLALEGLEHFSVDGVRYEAFNTSGGLGTLCETLEGKVQTLNYKTVRYMGHRDLADFLINGLRMNSKRDVLKSILEDAIPMTTQDVVIVFCTATGMIDGRYSQISDARKIYHGTVDGAHWSAIQITTAAGICAAVDLHTQSKLPRKGFVAQEQVLLEDFLANRFGQYYDYVGHPTVKVKHVEAVIESV